CCATCACAAATAAGCAATATGCAATGAAGCCGATGTTGGAACCGAGTTTCATTGGTGCGCTGAATTTCATTCCGGATAATCCCTTTCGCTTCCTCTGGATTACGGATGGTGACTCGTTTCATAATGAACCCCCTTGGAGTCCATTATAGACCCGATCAGTATAATACGCAATATATTACTGCGCTATGTATAGTACCTTTTCATAGGGCTTGTTCCACACTACATCCTTGGCGGCTTTGCCCCGGAACTTGTCTGGATGTTCCACCGATTCCCGGAACGCCGCCTCGTAGTTCTGTCTCGTCTGGACCATGGGTATTTCTTAGCCTCATAATTATTGATTCGACCGATCGACCGGAACGCGATGGCTATATGCCACTCCGTTTATGATTTGTTAAAGAAACCTAACTATCGCAAGGTTCCATCAGCATCGATTTTGAATGTCCCTCCGGCCTCACTCGTTTCGTCATTATCCGAGACATATCCGTACGACGTCTTTTACGCCGGACAGGTCAACGATTTGCTACGTACTATTTGTTGTCCGCGCAGGGGCGGCAGTCCAAAAGCGCGCTTGTAGCTCTTCAGATTCATCAAGGCCTCATGCCCGATCACTCCGGGGATTTGGCCCAGTTTGTTCTCCATGAAGTCATACACCTCATCACGATCTTTGAATACCGTCGCTATGCCCAGTTCATACATCCCCGTGAGCATCATCACCTGAGTCACATTCGGATAGCCGCACAGGTTTTCGACTATGTCATGAACCTTAGAGAGATCGACTTTCAGTTGTACCGTTATCCATATTTTGTAACCCAGTGCGGAAAGGTCCGGCACACTGACGATTCGGATCACTCCCTTTTCGAGGAGCGCGTGCATTCTTTTGCTCACATTGGCCCGGTTTGTTCCCAGTTTCGGAGCAAGTTCAGAAATGGTTTCCCTGGGGTGCAGCTCCAACTCCCTGATCAAAGCTTTCTCAAATTCGTCCAGATGGTTTTTGCCGGGATTACGCTGGATGATATGGCCCCTTTCCCCCAAGCAGGACCAATCGTTTTTGAAAATTTCGAGGATGATCATAGA
Above is a genomic segment from Dehalococcoidia bacterium containing:
- a CDS encoding acetyl-coenzyme A synthetase N-terminal domain-containing protein; this encodes MVQTRQNYEAAFRESVEHPDKFRGKAAKDVVWNKPYEKVLYIAQ
- a CDS encoding Lrp/AsnC family transcriptional regulator, translated to MSIEGLEDLGGVVSRDLGAIKDITNIDSMIILEIFKNDWSCLGERGHIIQRNPGKNHLDEFEKALIRELELHPRETISELAPKLGTNRANVSKRMHALLEKGVIRIVSVPDLSALGYKIWITVQLKVDLSKVHDIVENLCGYPNVTQVMMLTGMYELGIATVFKDRDEVYDFMENKLGQIPGVIGHEALMNLKSYKRAFGLPPLRGQQIVRSKSLTCPA